A window of Dyella terrae contains these coding sequences:
- a CDS encoding FecCD family ABC transporter permease has protein sequence MNSAVMPAPVIRQARSLALVALTGLLVLTSLWGLNSGAMDISIAQVTGAIGRWIAGDALSSEDHVVLMLRLPRVGMAVLVGAALACGGTTMQGLFRNPLADPGLIGVSAGAALGAVGMIVLGHRLGAWLPEGSASYRVAAAAFVGGLAATALVYAIGRRRQGVATLLLAGVAINAMAMAGVGMLTFLASENQLRDLTFWTLGSLGGSDWSKIGLVAPLILAPLLVLPQLARALNALLLGEHEATLMGFRPGRLQPLLVVLVALMVSAAVAMTGVIGFVGLVVPHVLRLIWGPDHRLLLPASALGGAALLVAADTLARVVVVPAELPIGVLTALIGGPFFLWLLLRHRVGEGA, from the coding sequence GCGATCACTGGCGCTGGTGGCGCTCACCGGATTGCTGGTGCTGACGTCCTTGTGGGGGCTCAACAGCGGCGCCATGGACATCTCCATCGCCCAGGTCACGGGTGCCATCGGACGATGGATCGCGGGTGATGCATTGAGCAGCGAGGACCATGTCGTGCTGATGCTGCGCTTGCCGCGAGTTGGCATGGCTGTACTGGTGGGCGCCGCGCTTGCCTGCGGTGGCACGACGATGCAGGGCCTGTTTCGCAACCCGCTCGCCGATCCCGGGCTGATCGGCGTGTCGGCCGGCGCGGCGCTGGGTGCGGTGGGGATGATCGTGCTGGGGCATCGTCTCGGTGCATGGCTGCCGGAAGGATCCGCGTCGTATCGCGTGGCCGCGGCGGCGTTCGTGGGCGGGCTGGCCGCCACGGCGCTGGTCTACGCGATCGGTCGACGCCGGCAAGGCGTGGCGACCTTGTTGCTGGCCGGCGTGGCGATCAATGCGATGGCGATGGCCGGCGTCGGCATGCTGACGTTCCTCGCCAGCGAAAACCAGTTGCGCGATCTCACCTTCTGGACGCTCGGCAGCCTCGGCGGCAGTGACTGGTCGAAGATCGGTCTGGTGGCGCCGTTGATCCTCGCGCCGCTGCTGGTGCTGCCACAACTGGCGCGCGCGCTTAATGCGTTGCTGCTGGGCGAGCACGAAGCGACGCTGATGGGCTTTCGTCCCGGGCGATTGCAGCCCTTGCTGGTGGTGCTGGTCGCGTTGATGGTCAGCGCGGCGGTCGCCATGACCGGCGTCATCGGCTTCGTGGGCCTGGTCGTGCCGCATGTGCTTCGGCTGATCTGGGGGCCCGATCACCGTCTGTTGCTGCCTGCTTCGGCGCTGGGCGGTGCAGCCTTGTTGGTGGCGGCCGACACGCTGGCGCGCGTCGTCGTGGTGCCGGCGGAATTGCCTATCGGCGTCCTGACGGCGCTGATCGGTGGGCCGTTCTTCCTGTGGCTGTTGTTGCGCCATCGCGTAGGAGAAGGTGCATGA
- the hemB gene encoding porphobilinogen synthase: MSFPAIRMRRMRRDAFSRALMRENTLLPSDLIMVAFVIEGEGQREAVPSMPGVERLSIDGLLDLAGECVRLGIPALALFPSPGNGVKTEDAREAWNPDALMQRATRALKAKYPQLGLIGDVALDPYTTHGQDGLIDENGYVMNEPTIEALIKMSLAQAEAGMDFVAPSDMMDGRIGAIRDALEEAGHIHTRILAYSAKYASSFYGPFRDAVGSAANLGKGDKHTYQMDVGNSDEALREVELDIAEGADAVMVKPGMPYLDVLRRVKDAFGMPTFVYQVSGEYAMLKAAAQNGWLNEKAVVLESLVAFKRAGADAILTYYAIDAARWLKGE, translated from the coding sequence ATGAGCTTCCCCGCCATCCGCATGCGCCGCATGCGCCGCGACGCCTTCTCCCGCGCACTGATGCGCGAAAACACCCTGCTGCCGAGCGACCTGATCATGGTGGCCTTCGTGATCGAAGGCGAAGGCCAGCGTGAGGCGGTTCCCTCGATGCCGGGCGTGGAGCGCCTGTCGATCGACGGCTTGCTGGATCTGGCGGGCGAGTGCGTGCGCCTGGGCATCCCGGCGCTGGCGCTGTTCCCCTCGCCCGGTAACGGCGTGAAGACCGAGGACGCGCGCGAAGCCTGGAATCCGGATGCCCTGATGCAGCGTGCCACCCGTGCGCTCAAGGCCAAGTATCCGCAGCTGGGCCTGATCGGCGACGTGGCGCTCGATCCGTACACCACCCACGGCCAGGACGGCCTGATCGACGAGAACGGCTACGTGATGAATGAGCCGACCATCGAGGCGCTGATCAAGATGTCGCTGGCCCAGGCCGAGGCGGGCATGGATTTCGTGGCGCCGTCGGACATGATGGACGGCCGCATCGGCGCCATCCGCGACGCGCTCGAAGAGGCCGGTCACATCCACACCCGCATCCTGGCTTATTCGGCCAAGTACGCCTCCAGTTTTTACGGCCCCTTCCGCGACGCCGTCGGTTCGGCCGCCAACCTGGGCAAGGGTGACAAGCACACCTACCAGATGGACGTGGGCAACAGCGACGAAGCCCTGCGCGAAGTGGAGCTGGACATTGCTGAAGGCGCAGACGCCGTCATGGTGAAGCCCGGCATGCCTTATCTCGATGTACTTCGCCGCGTGAAGGACGCCTTCGGCATGCCAACCTTCGTCTACCAGGTGAGCGGCGAGTACGCGATGCTGAAGGCGGCCGCGCAGAATGGCTGGCTGAACGAGAAAGCCGTGGTGCTCGAATCGCTGGTGGCCTTCAAGCGGGCCGGTGCTGACGCGATCCTGACGTACTACGCCATTGACGCCGCGCGCTGGCTCAAGGGCGAGTGA
- a CDS encoding heme ABC transporter ATP-binding protein, with the protein MNVAIDWLASHEHAGELAVSGIHLTRGGRRILQDVSLRARPGRVLVLIGPNGAGKSSLINLFAGLLAPSMGAVTLDGQPLQRWSTHALARRRAMLSQHVQLGFSFLAEEVVHLGRSAHASAGGDSAERDIVDAAMRAAHAWHLRGRAYPELSGGEKQRVQLARVLAQVWDAPEAHPWLLLDEPEAGLDIAHQHFVLQRARVMATRGFGVIAVLHDLNLALRYADDVAVLSQGRLLRHGSPAHALDPEVLSTVYGLSLRRQRLDDGNWVLLPA; encoded by the coding sequence ATGAACGTGGCGATCGACTGGCTGGCCTCGCATGAACACGCCGGCGAACTGGCGGTCAGTGGCATACACCTGACGCGCGGCGGGCGTCGCATTCTGCAGGATGTGAGCCTGCGCGCGCGGCCGGGTCGCGTGCTGGTCCTGATCGGGCCCAACGGCGCGGGCAAGAGCAGCCTGATCAACCTGTTCGCGGGCCTGCTTGCGCCCTCGATGGGTGCGGTGACGCTCGACGGACAGCCCTTGCAGCGCTGGTCGACGCATGCACTGGCGCGACGCCGGGCCATGCTCTCGCAGCACGTGCAGCTGGGCTTTTCGTTCCTGGCCGAGGAAGTGGTGCATCTGGGCCGCAGCGCCCATGCGTCCGCAGGCGGCGACAGCGCCGAGCGCGACATTGTCGACGCGGCGATGCGCGCGGCACACGCCTGGCATCTGCGCGGCCGGGCCTATCCGGAGTTATCCGGCGGCGAAAAGCAGCGCGTGCAGCTGGCTCGCGTGCTGGCCCAGGTGTGGGATGCGCCGGAAGCCCATCCCTGGTTGTTGCTGGACGAGCCTGAGGCTGGCCTGGACATCGCCCACCAGCATTTCGTGCTCCAGCGCGCCCGCGTGATGGCCACGCGTGGCTTTGGAGTGATCGCCGTGCTCCATGACCTGAACCTGGCCCTGCGCTATGCCGACGATGTCGCCGTGCTGTCCCAGGGCCGTCTGCTGCGCCACGGCAGCCCGGCCCATGCCCTGGATCCTGAGGTGTTGTCGACGGTCTACGGCCTGTCATTGCGCCGCCAGCGGCTGGATGACGGGAACTGGGTGCTGCTTCCCGCCTGA